A window of uncultured Litoreibacter sp. contains these coding sequences:
- a CDS encoding haloalkane dehalogenase, with protein sequence MNRRDLLRSTAAAAAVTLASPLPLASAPADFPYDMKTKSILGNKMAYVDTGSGRPVVFLHGNPTSSYLWRNILLHVADTHRVIAPDLIGMGQSSKPDIDYKYADHAAHLHGLLDALDLQDAVLVIHDWGSALGLDWASKNPDRVSAVAFMEAVLPPVMPAPSYEAFGEFGDLFKAWQTPGVGEKMILEDDMFLQVILRQVGVKTPLSDEVMAHYTAPYPTPESRAALLAWPREVPFGDQPANVIKVIDDYSEWFLASDMPKLMFHVTPGALIPPQAADWLKANLRNLQSVHLGEGTHYIQEDYPTEIGTALATWLKSI encoded by the coding sequence ATGAACCGCCGCGACCTTTTGCGCAGTACCGCCGCCGCAGCCGCTGTCACCCTTGCCTCACCGCTGCCGCTGGCCTCCGCGCCCGCAGATTTCCCGTATGACATGAAGACCAAGTCGATCCTGGGCAATAAGATGGCCTATGTGGACACAGGGTCCGGCAGGCCGGTGGTGTTCCTGCACGGCAACCCAACCTCTTCCTACCTGTGGCGCAACATCTTGCTGCATGTCGCGGACACGCATCGCGTGATCGCCCCGGACCTGATCGGGATGGGGCAAAGCAGCAAACCCGATATTGACTACAAATACGCCGATCACGCGGCGCATCTTCACGGGTTGCTGGACGCGCTTGATCTGCAGGACGCGGTGCTGGTGATCCATGACTGGGGCTCCGCGTTGGGGTTGGACTGGGCCTCGAAGAACCCCGACCGCGTCAGCGCGGTCGCCTTCATGGAGGCCGTCTTGCCCCCGGTCATGCCTGCCCCAAGTTACGAGGCCTTTGGCGAGTTTGGCGATCTGTTCAAGGCCTGGCAGACCCCCGGTGTGGGCGAGAAAATGATCCTGGAGGACGACATGTTTCTGCAGGTCATCCTGCGTCAGGTGGGCGTGAAAACCCCGCTCAGCGATGAGGTGATGGCGCATTACACAGCCCCCTATCCGACCCCCGAAAGCCGCGCGGCGCTTTTGGCATGGCCCCGCGAAGTGCCCTTTGGCGATCAACCTGCCAACGTCATCAAGGTGATCGACGACTATTCCGAATGGTTCCTTGCCTCCGACATGCCCAAGCTGATGTTTCACGTCACGCCCGGCGCGCTGATCCCGCCACAGGCCGCTGACTGGCTGAAGGCCAACCTGCGCAACCTGCAATCGGTCCATCTGGGCGAAGGCACGCATTACATTCAGGAAGATTACCCGACCGAAATTGGCACAGCTTTGGCCACATGGCTGAAATCAATCTGA
- a CDS encoding antibiotic biosynthesis monooxygenase has protein sequence MIAVMFEVEPADGKMEGYLEIAAKMRPLLEEVDGFISVERFQSITNPGKLISLSFFRDEEALKNWRTLAEHRAAQKAGRGGLFAGYRLRIGSVIRDYGLDERRDQAPDDSNLAHGCPFKAGA, from the coding sequence ATGATCGCTGTTATGTTCGAAGTTGAACCCGCCGACGGCAAGATGGAGGGCTATCTGGAGATAGCCGCGAAGATGCGCCCCCTTCTGGAGGAGGTCGACGGCTTCATATCGGTCGAACGGTTCCAATCCATAACCAACCCCGGCAAGCTTATCTCGCTTTCCTTCTTCCGCGACGAGGAGGCCTTGAAGAACTGGCGCACCTTGGCCGAACACCGCGCGGCACAGAAGGCGGGGCGCGGCGGCTTGTTCGCGGGCTATCGGTTGCGCATCGGGTCGGTGATCCGAGACTACGGGCTGGATGAAAGGCGCGATCAAGCCCCCGATGACAGCAACCTCGCCCATGGGTGCCCGTTCAAGGCAGGCGCTTGA
- a CDS encoding cytochrome P450: MLPPKPPARPDKVSFLRYLRLFRQDILSAQPAKLYRAWMAEFKTPFFRSYLINQPELVREVLNARPDDFPKSDRINEGLRPLLGNSVFVTNGETWKRQRRIIDPAFEGGRLRDTFPAMWAAGQAAVARLDEGETEIEQETSFAAADVIFRTLFSIPIEDEVASRVFTQFRDYQRSQPILNIAAMVPLPRWVPRLFSRQTKDTAKAIRALITQLTAARMAAIKAGTAPDDLATKIMTTKDPETGQTFSTDEMVDQVAIFFLAGHETSASALAWTLYLLAMHPDWQDRLADEAKALEQGPDVAVMSKLRLSRDVFREGLRLYPPVPMMVREASCPENFRDRDIKKGAQIVVSPWHLHRQERLWDNPDGFDPTRWGTENGKTCQRDAYIPFSSGARVCPGAGFAMFEGPLILSMLLRAYRFDLVEGKVPVPVAHLTVRAKDGIWLRVSKR; encoded by the coding sequence ATGTTGCCGCCCAAGCCGCCCGCGCGGCCCGACAAGGTCTCTTTTCTGCGCTACCTGCGCCTGTTTCGCCAAGACATTCTGTCGGCGCAGCCCGCCAAGCTGTACCGCGCGTGGATGGCGGAATTCAAAACGCCATTCTTCCGCAGCTACCTGATCAACCAGCCCGAGTTGGTGCGCGAGGTGCTGAATGCGCGGCCCGACGATTTCCCCAAATCCGACCGGATCAACGAGGGGCTGCGCCCGCTCCTGGGCAACTCGGTGTTTGTGACCAATGGCGAGACCTGGAAGCGGCAACGCCGCATCATTGACCCCGCCTTTGAAGGCGGGCGGCTGCGTGACACGTTTCCGGCCATGTGGGCGGCGGGGCAGGCCGCCGTGGCGCGGCTGGACGAGGGCGAAACCGAAATTGAGCAGGAAACCAGCTTTGCCGCCGCCGACGTGATCTTTCGCACCCTGTTTTCGATCCCCATCGAGGACGAGGTTGCCAGCCGCGTGTTCACCCAGTTCCGCGACTACCAACGCAGCCAGCCGATTTTGAACATCGCCGCCATGGTGCCGCTGCCGCGTTGGGTGCCGCGCCTGTTCAGCCGCCAGACCAAGGACACCGCCAAGGCGATCCGGGCGCTGATCACTCAGTTGACGGCCGCGCGGATGGCGGCGATCAAGGCAGGCACCGCGCCGGACGATCTGGCCACCAAGATCATGACGACCAAGGACCCTGAGACGGGGCAGACCTTCAGCACCGATGAGATGGTCGATCAGGTCGCGATCTTCTTTTTGGCGGGGCATGAGACCAGCGCCTCCGCGCTTGCATGGACGCTATATTTGCTGGCGATGCACCCTGACTGGCAGGACCGGCTGGCTGACGAGGCAAAGGCGTTGGAGCAGGGGCCGGACGTCGCCGTGATGTCGAAGCTGCGCCTCAGCCGAGATGTGTTTCGTGAAGGGCTGCGGCTGTACCCGCCCGTGCCGATGATGGTGCGAGAGGCCAGCTGCCCCGAAAACTTCCGCGACCGCGACATCAAAAAGGGCGCGCAAATCGTTGTTTCGCCGTGGCATTTGCACCGGCAGGAGCGACTATGGGACAACCCCGACGGGTTCGACCCCACCCGCTGGGGCACCGAGAACGGCAAGACCTGTCAGCGCGACGCCTACATCCCGTTTTCGTCCGGCGCGCGGGTGTGCCCGGGGGCGGGGTTTGCAATGTTTGAGGGGCCGCTGATCCTGTCCATGCTGCTGCGCGCCTACCGGTTTGATCTGGTCGAGGGCAAGGTACCGGTCCCCGTGGCGCATTTGACGGTGCGCGCCAAGGATGGCATCTGGTTGAGGGTCAGCAAGCGATAA
- a CDS encoding ribbon-helix-helix domain-containing protein has translation MTKRPKKRSLTLKGHRTSVSLEDPFWEEFRKLAANQSRPINDLASEIDSGRGGDIGLASAIRLYILRQLTHPDG, from the coding sequence ATGACCAAGCGACCGAAGAAAAGATCACTGACGTTGAAGGGGCACCGCACGAGCGTTTCCCTCGAAGATCCGTTTTGGGAAGAATTCCGCAAACTGGCGGCCAATCAATCCCGTCCGATCAACGACCTCGCATCCGAGATTGACTCTGGTCGTGGCGGGGATATCGGCCTCGCTTCAGCCATCCGGCTCTACATTCTAAGGCAGCTCACGCATCCTGACGGCTGA
- the fumC gene encoding class II fumarate hydratase: MTDTRTETDSFGPLEVPADKYWGAQTQRSIMNFPIGWEKQPVAIIRALGVIKKAAATVNLEFGDLDAELAPHIQAAAQEVIDGKFDDNFPLVVWQTGSGTQSNMNSNEVISNRAIEMMGGVMGSKTPVHPNDHCNMGQSSNDTFPTAMHVGIGMVARDTLLPGLRKLHSALVAKSEEFKDIIKIGRTHTQDATPLTLGQEFGGYAHQMAKAIERVEACLPDIYELAQGGTAVGTGLNTRKGFAEKVAAEIASITGLPFVTAPNKFEALAAHDAMVMFSGALKTAAASMFKIANDMRLLGSGPRSGLGELILPENEPGSSIMPGKVNPTQAEALTMVCAHVMGNDAAVGFAGSQGHFELNVYNPMMSYNVIQSMQLLGDAAGSFTDNMVVGTLANEERIDKLMKESLMLVTALAPTIGYDNATKVAKTAHKNGTTLKEEAIALGLVDEETFDRVVQPKDMIGPK, encoded by the coding sequence ATGACCGACACCCGTACCGAGACCGACAGCTTTGGCCCCTTGGAGGTCCCTGCGGACAAATACTGGGGCGCGCAAACACAGCGCTCGATCATGAATTTCCCGATTGGTTGGGAAAAGCAGCCCGTCGCCATCATCCGCGCGCTTGGCGTGATCAAGAAGGCCGCGGCGACGGTAAACCTTGAGTTTGGCGATCTCGATGCCGAACTGGCCCCCCATATCCAAGCCGCCGCGCAAGAGGTGATCGACGGCAAGTTTGACGACAACTTCCCGCTGGTGGTCTGGCAAACCGGCTCCGGCACGCAATCCAACATGAACTCGAACGAGGTCATTTCAAATCGCGCGATCGAGATGATGGGCGGCGTGATGGGCTCCAAGACCCCCGTCCACCCGAACGATCACTGCAATATGGGGCAGTCGTCAAACGACACATTCCCGACCGCGATGCATGTGGGCATCGGTATGGTGGCCCGCGACACGTTGCTGCCTGGCCTGCGCAAACTGCACAGCGCCTTGGTGGCTAAGTCGGAAGAATTCAAGGACATCATCAAAATCGGGCGCACCCATACCCAAGACGCAACACCTTTGACCCTTGGCCAGGAATTCGGCGGCTACGCGCATCAAATGGCCAAAGCCATTGAACGGGTCGAAGCCTGCCTGCCCGACATCTACGAGCTGGCCCAAGGCGGCACCGCTGTGGGCACCGGGCTGAACACACGCAAAGGCTTTGCCGAGAAGGTCGCGGCGGAAATCGCGTCCATCACCGGCTTGCCTTTCGTCACTGCCCCCAACAAGTTCGAGGCACTGGCCGCCCATGACGCAATGGTCATGTTCTCAGGCGCGCTGAAAACTGCTGCGGCCTCTATGTTCAAAATCGCCAATGATATGCGCCTCTTGGGCTCCGGCCCCCGCTCCGGCCTTGGCGAGTTGATCCTGCCCGAAAACGAGCCGGGGTCGTCGATCATGCCCGGCAAGGTGAACCCAACGCAGGCCGAGGCGCTGACCATGGTCTGCGCTCATGTCATGGGCAATGACGCGGCCGTAGGGTTCGCGGGCTCCCAAGGTCATTTCGAGCTGAACGTCTACAACCCGATGATGAGCTACAATGTCATCCAGTCCATGCAATTGCTGGGCGATGCGGCGGGCAGCTTCACCGACAACATGGTTGTCGGCACGCTGGCCAATGAAGAGCGCATCGACAAGCTGATGAAGGAGTCGCTGATGCTGGTCACGGCTCTGGCCCCGACCATCGGCTATGACAACGCGACCAAGGTTGCCAAAACCGCCCACAAGAATGGCACCACCTTGAAAGAGGAAGCCATTGCGCTGGGCTTGGTCGATGAGGAGACATTTGACCGCGTGGTTCAGCCGAAGGACATGATCGGCCCGAAATGA
- a CDS encoding DUF4169 family protein: protein MKPVNLNKFRKAKARADKKARANANVIKHGRKGVEKLVDKAAHSRQKAHIDGHKLDQTTD, encoded by the coding sequence ATGAAGCCGGTCAACCTCAACAAATTTCGCAAGGCCAAGGCGCGGGCAGACAAAAAGGCCCGCGCAAACGCAAACGTGATTAAGCACGGGCGCAAGGGGGTTGAAAAGCTGGTCGACAAAGCGGCGCATTCTCGCCAAAAGGCCCATATTGATGGGCATAAACTGGACCAAACAACAGACTGA
- a CDS encoding ClpXP protease specificity-enhancing factor SspB translates to MPDTIDYGKKMHHAMRGLISDVLQDVADHGLPGEHHFFITFDTQHPDVEMADWLFDRYPEEMTVVIQHWYDALFVTEDGFQITLNFGDNPEPLRIPFDALRTFVDPSVEFGLRFESHEGDLHEVVELPNFDEESAAPDPVKEAEAEAEPDMSGAPEKKADVVSLDSFRKH, encoded by the coding sequence ATGCCCGACACCATCGACTACGGCAAAAAGATGCACCACGCGATGCGCGGGCTGATCTCGGATGTGTTGCAGGATGTGGCCGACCACGGGTTGCCGGGCGAGCACCATTTCTTCATCACCTTCGACACGCAGCACCCGGATGTGGAAATGGCGGATTGGTTGTTTGACCGCTACCCCGAGGAAATGACCGTCGTCATCCAGCACTGGTATGACGCGTTGTTTGTGACCGAGGACGGGTTCCAGATTACCCTGAATTTCGGTGACAACCCCGAACCGCTGCGCATCCCGTTTGATGCGTTGCGCACCTTTGTTGACCCCTCCGTCGAATTTGGCCTGCGGTTCGAAAGCCACGAAGGCGATCTGCACGAGGTTGTCGAGCTGCCCAACTTTGACGAAGAAAGCGCGGCCCCCGACCCAGTCAAAGAGGCTGAGGCAGAGGCAGAGCCCGACATGTCAGGCGCGCCCGAGAAGAAGGCCGACGTTGTCAGCCTGGACAGTTTCCGCAAGCACTGA
- a CDS encoding NIPSNAP family protein — translation MLTCFIRYQIDPTKTAQFEQYAQTWGQAIPRNGADLVGYYAPHEGSSTLAYGVYNIPSLSAYETYRARLASDPLGRQNYDFAMKEKFILREDRTFLKLCSTPHGELK, via the coding sequence ATGCTGACCTGTTTCATCCGCTACCAAATCGATCCAACCAAGACGGCGCAGTTTGAGCAATATGCCCAGACCTGGGGCCAGGCCATTCCGCGCAACGGGGCCGATCTTGTTGGCTATTACGCCCCTCATGAAGGGTCTTCCACCCTGGCCTATGGCGTCTATAACATCCCTTCTCTGTCCGCGTATGAAACGTACCGCGCCAGACTGGCCAGCGACCCGTTGGGGCGGCAGAATTACGATTTCGCGATGAAGGAAAAGTTCATCTTGCGCGAGGATCGCACATTCCTGAAACTGTGCAGCACCCCACATGGAGAGCTGAAATGA
- a CDS encoding nuclear transport factor 2 family protein — translation MTNEDFLRDWLQKVWIDQDFKAAEAAFSPQTEMSPVAGDLKMRPNDYETMVSAICRNFRPHRFTLDHVISKGSEISGLFTVYGRRLDTDAEATLTVHLYRKIENGKFVRSASSPDYIGLFKSLGQLPEDTMQTLMMGGRLYETFT, via the coding sequence ATGACCAATGAAGACTTCCTGAGAGATTGGCTGCAAAAAGTCTGGATCGATCAGGATTTCAAAGCCGCCGAAGCCGCCTTCAGCCCCCAGACCGAGATGTCACCCGTCGCTGGCGACCTCAAAATGCGACCCAATGACTACGAGACCATGGTCAGTGCCATTTGCCGCAACTTCCGGCCGCACCGTTTCACCCTGGACCACGTGATCAGCAAAGGGTCAGAAATTTCAGGCCTGTTCACCGTTTACGGCCGCCGCCTCGACACCGATGCGGAGGCGACGCTGACCGTTCATTTGTACCGTAAGATCGAGAACGGAAAGTTCGTCAGATCTGCGTCCAGCCCCGATTACATAGGTCTTTTCAAGTCCTTGGGACAGCTTCCAGAAGACACAATGCAAACGCTGATGATGGGCGGCAGGCTCTATGAAACCTTCACCTAG
- a CDS encoding winged helix-turn-helix domain-containing protein: MKDGPDIAQIAALIGDPGRANMLAALMSGKALTAGELASEAGVRGQTASGHLQRLEEGGLVKRNKQGRHHYFQIADADVAGVLEALMGLAAKKGQLRTRTGPRDQELRLARVCYNHLAGDMGVALFDRLKARGALEIRADGIVLTEKGRARLDALGVEIDTKSRAPECRECLDWSERRSHLAGRTGRAILDHIYAQGWGSRVEGTRIVRFTGTGAAAFAKAFTF; this comes from the coding sequence ATGAAAGACGGACCAGACATTGCGCAGATCGCCGCTTTGATTGGCGACCCGGGGCGCGCCAACATGCTGGCGGCATTGATGAGCGGCAAGGCTCTGACCGCGGGGGAGTTGGCGTCAGAGGCCGGGGTGCGCGGCCAGACCGCGTCCGGCCATCTGCAGCGGCTGGAAGAAGGCGGTTTGGTAAAACGCAACAAGCAGGGGCGTCATCACTATTTCCAGATCGCGGATGCGGATGTCGCCGGTGTGTTGGAGGCGCTCATGGGGTTGGCCGCCAAGAAGGGTCAACTGCGCACAAGAACAGGGCCGCGTGATCAGGAGCTGCGTTTGGCGCGGGTCTGTTACAACCATTTGGCCGGCGACATGGGGGTCGCGCTTTTTGACCGGCTGAAGGCCCGCGGCGCATTGGAAATAAGGGCTGATGGCATTGTGCTGACCGAAAAGGGCAGGGCGCGGCTGGACGCACTGGGCGTCGAGATCGACACGAAGAGCCGCGCGCCGGAATGTCGCGAATGCCTTGATTGGTCCGAGCGCAGGTCGCATCTTGCGGGGCGCACCGGGCGGGCAATCCTGGATCACATCTATGCGCAGGGCTGGGGAAGCCGCGTTGAGGGGACCCGTATCGTGCGGTTCACCGGAACCGGCGCTGCTGCATTTGCCAAAGCCTTCACCTTCTAG
- the chrA gene encoding chromate efflux transporter: MTLAELTRVFARIGVLSFGGPAAQIALMHKELVESRPWLTEAQYLRALSFCMLLPGPEAMQLATYAGWRLKGVVGGLIAGLLFVLPGAAVILALALGYAAFGGLGWVQAVFLGIKAVVVVIVIEALLKISKRALLRPAHWVIAGVAFVAIYVLSVPFPMIILGAGVIGAALSNKTPPEDAAPVSLNQTMRTTLIWASIWLAPLGVIFAIDPDFLGPLGLFFSKLALVTFGGAYAVLAYMTQAVVGDLGWLTTPEMMDALGLAETTPGPLILVTEFVGILAGYREGGIGLALVAGIVTLWVTFAPCFLWIFAGAPYIDWLASRPRLAAALSAITAAVVGVILNLTLWFAVNLFFATLGEVPLGFGAVLVPDLASLDWVAILLALAAGYLLLVRHMNLIAVLGIGGLAGLAASLV, translated from the coding sequence ATGACCCTGGCCGAGCTTACGCGCGTCTTCGCGCGCATCGGGGTGTTGTCCTTTGGCGGCCCCGCCGCCCAAATCGCTTTGATGCATAAGGAGTTGGTGGAGTCCCGTCCCTGGCTGACCGAGGCGCAGTATCTGCGGGCCCTGAGCTTTTGCATGCTGCTGCCCGGACCGGAGGCCATGCAGCTTGCGACCTATGCGGGGTGGCGGCTGAAGGGCGTTGTGGGCGGGTTGATCGCGGGGCTGCTCTTCGTGCTGCCGGGCGCTGCGGTCATTCTGGCGCTCGCCTTGGGCTACGCCGCCTTTGGCGGGTTGGGCTGGGTGCAAGCGGTGTTTCTGGGCATCAAGGCGGTGGTCGTGGTCATCGTGATCGAGGCGCTGCTCAAGATATCGAAACGCGCACTGCTGCGCCCCGCGCACTGGGTCATCGCAGGCGTGGCATTTGTGGCAATCTATGTCCTGTCCGTTCCCTTCCCGATGATCATTCTTGGCGCGGGCGTGATCGGCGCGGCACTGTCCAACAAGACACCGCCCGAGGATGCGGCCCCTGTTTCGCTCAACCAGACTATGCGCACCACGCTGATTTGGGCCTCCATCTGGCTGGCCCCGCTTGGCGTCATCTTTGCGATCGACCCCGATTTTCTCGGGCCGCTCGGCCTGTTCTTTTCCAAGCTGGCGCTGGTGACATTTGGCGGGGCCTACGCGGTGCTGGCCTACATGACCCAAGCCGTGGTTGGCGATTTGGGCTGGTTGACCACGCCAGAGATGATGGACGCGCTGGGGCTGGCCGAAACCACGCCGGGGCCGCTGATCCTTGTGACGGAATTTGTGGGCATTCTGGCAGGCTACCGCGAGGGCGGAATTGGGCTGGCGCTGGTCGCGGGGATTGTCACGCTTTGGGTGACCTTTGCGCCCTGCTTTTTGTGGATCTTCGCGGGCGCGCCGTACATAGACTGGCTTGCAAGCCGCCCACGGCTGGCGGCGGCGCTCAGCGCCATCACCGCAGCGGTTGTCGGCGTGATCTTGAACCTGACCCTGTGGTTCGCCGTTAACCTGTTCTTTGCAACACTGGGCGAGGTCCCGCTGGGCTTTGGTGCGGTCCTTGTCCCGGACCTGGCAAGTCTCGACTGGGTTGCAATCTTGCTGGCGCTCGCGGCGGGGTATCTCTTGCTGGTACGGCATATGAACCTGATTGCGGTGCTGGGCATCGGCGGTTTGGCGGGGTTGGCGGCAAGTCTGGTCTGA
- a CDS encoding sulfurtransferase/chromate resistance protein, protein MPSFNQISTANLMRLIGTRDAPEVIDVCIEPDFEDDPRLIPTARRCPHADIEALIPELAGKRVVVICQKGKKLSHGAAALLRAHGIQAENLEGGNFGWRDAGLPLVPAAAMPQPLRGALWVTRHRPKIDRIACPWLIRRFVDPAAKFLFVPPADVELVAEKFGGTAFDIEGVAWSHHGDRCTFDTMIEAFKLDIPALQSLATVVRAADTNRHDLAPEAAGLLAISVGLSRAYKDDIAQLDAGMEIYDALYRWARDGQGEGHDWPGNKKASS, encoded by the coding sequence ATGCCTTCATTCAACCAAATCTCTACAGCAAACCTGATGCGTCTGATCGGCACGCGCGACGCGCCCGAGGTGATCGACGTTTGCATTGAGCCGGATTTCGAAGATGATCCGCGCCTGATCCCAACCGCGCGACGCTGCCCCCACGCTGACATCGAGGCACTGATCCCCGAGCTGGCCGGCAAGCGGGTGGTTGTCATCTGCCAAAAGGGCAAGAAACTGAGCCACGGGGCCGCCGCGTTGTTGCGCGCGCATGGCATCCAGGCGGAAAACCTGGAGGGTGGAAATTTTGGCTGGCGCGACGCTGGCCTGCCTTTGGTGCCTGCCGCAGCAATGCCACAACCCTTGCGCGGCGCACTCTGGGTCACGCGGCACCGGCCCAAGATCGACCGAATTGCCTGCCCGTGGCTGATCCGCCGCTTCGTGGATCCGGCCGCCAAGTTTCTGTTTGTCCCCCCTGCTGATGTGGAACTGGTCGCCGAAAAATTCGGCGGCACCGCGTTCGACATTGAAGGGGTCGCGTGGTCGCACCATGGCGACCGCTGCACCTTTGACACCATGATCGAGGCGTTCAAGCTCGACATCCCGGCGTTACAATCGCTTGCGACCGTGGTGCGGGCGGCCGACACCAACCGCCATGATCTGGCGCCGGAGGCCGCGGGCCTTCTGGCAATCTCGGTCGGCCTGAGCCGGGCCTACAAGGATGACATCGCGCAACTAGACGCCGGCATGGAAATATACGACGCGCTATACCGCTGGGCCCGCGATGGTCAGGGCGAAGGCCATGATTGGCCGGGCAACAAAAAGGCCAGCTCATGA